One Sporomusaceae bacterium FL31 DNA window includes the following coding sequences:
- a CDS encoding MBL fold metallo-hydrolase: MNIREVRPVGSRGKLITFEDHISVYLIQTEREWFLCDTHLGPLSMEAVKAYMSQHSTTQQPMILFNSHSDWDHIWGNCAFENAWIIGHELCRKRMQQIGAFELAKLTEYHQGTIDLVLPNLTFSERLSFEEAELEFIYTPGHTVDSAVCFDKKDQVLFVGDLVEEPIPYLDFSDLEMYIKTLEFIKSFPAKVKISAHSGIVDHALIQRNIDYIKAILQGSPVAPSSYQATPEVHRFNVNNRLFLKYEHWFRQSLTIISTMPY; the protein is encoded by the coding sequence ATGAATATCAGGGAAGTCCGCCCGGTGGGCAGCAGAGGCAAGCTAATTACCTTTGAAGATCATATATCGGTTTATTTAATTCAAACTGAGCGGGAATGGTTTTTGTGTGATACGCACTTGGGTCCGCTGTCTATGGAAGCTGTTAAAGCCTATATGTCACAGCACTCCACTACACAGCAGCCTATGATTTTGTTTAATTCACATTCTGACTGGGATCATATTTGGGGAAATTGTGCCTTCGAGAATGCCTGGATTATTGGCCACGAGCTATGCCGTAAAAGAATGCAGCAAATAGGGGCTTTTGAATTAGCCAAACTTACTGAATATCATCAGGGTACTATCGACTTAGTGCTGCCTAATCTGACGTTTAGTGAAAGACTAAGCTTCGAAGAGGCTGAGCTTGAGTTTATTTATACACCGGGGCATACTGTCGATTCGGCTGTTTGCTTTGATAAAAAAGACCAGGTGCTCTTTGTTGGGGACTTGGTGGAAGAGCCAATTCCTTATTTAGATTTTAGTGATTTAGAAATGTATATCAAAACACTGGAATTTATTAAAAGCTTTCCGGCAAAGGTTAAGATTTCTGCCCATTCGGGCATTGTTGACCATGCTCTGATTCAACGTAATATTGATTATATTAAGGCCATTCTGCAGGGGAGTCCGGTTGCCCCGAGCAGTTACCAGGCAACTCCTGAGGTTCACCGCTTTAATGTGAATAACAGGCTGTTTTTGAAATATGAACACTGGTTCAGGCAAAGCTTAACGATCATTTCGACTATGCCTTACTAA
- a CDS encoding DNA-3-methyladenine glycosylase I, translating to MQQRCAWVSQDELYIRYHDEEWGIPTYDDQKLFEMLILEGMQAGLSWITVLRKRENFRQAFDGFDAHKIAHYDEQKINELMNNPGIIRNRLKIKAVIENAKQFLAIQEQGSFSAFIWQFVDGKPKINQWQHLSEIPATTPESDAMSKTLRKLGFKFVGSTICYAFMQATGMVNDHTTNCFLFNSANLQ from the coding sequence ATGCAGCAGCGGTGCGCTTGGGTTAGTCAGGATGAATTGTATATCCGTTACCATGATGAGGAATGGGGAATTCCCACCTATGATGACCAGAAGCTGTTTGAGATGCTAATTCTGGAAGGAATGCAGGCTGGTCTTAGCTGGATTACCGTATTGAGAAAACGCGAGAACTTTCGTCAGGCTTTTGATGGATTTGATGCCCATAAAATTGCTCACTACGACGAACAGAAAATCAATGAACTGATGAATAATCCGGGAATCATCCGCAATCGCTTGAAAATTAAAGCCGTAATTGAGAATGCTAAGCAGTTTTTGGCTATCCAGGAACAGGGCAGCTTTAGTGCTTTTATTTGGCAATTTGTGGACGGAAAGCCGAAGATTAATCAATGGCAGCACTTATCTGAAATCCCGGCTACAACGCCGGAGTCTGATGCTATGAGCAAAACCTTGCGCAAACTTGGCTTTAAGTTTGTGGGGTCAACCATCTGCTATGCCTTTATGCAAGCGACAGGCATGGTTAATGATCATACCACAAATTGTTTTTTGTTTAACAGTGCAAACTTGCAATGA